One segment of uncultured Desulfovibrio sp. DNA contains the following:
- the glgP gene encoding alpha-glucan family phosphorylase, which produces MPAIPDLSRCTLFEVSWEVCNKVGGIYTVVSSKACEAASRFGDNYYLMGPDLGNNAEFEETDEPCWDMLRPAASRRGIACRFGRWNIPGRPKVILVGGFREHYNQSQLLYSFWNRFGVDSISGGWDYVEPVMFSTACGEIIQAAIRILDPHDNNLMLAHFHEWMCGAGLLYLRQHCPNVGTVFTTHATMLGRAMSGAGFDIYRQMKQINPRHEADTYNITAKHSMESITAREADCFTTVSRITSDEAMAFLGRTPEIITTNGLDLHPIPDYSADRTMPRHARQQLLEACGRLLRRQLPEDTRIFIISGRYEFHNKGLDLFLDALGQVNEALSHSQTCVLALCAVMGGHSGVNPDAISGDASKQPPYGAHWIASHHVYNPAQDPILTACQRLGLDNGPEDRALVVFDPALLNGEDGFLNMTYSTVLSACDLGVFPSWYEPWGYTPQESAAHAVPTVTSDLAGFGLWVQEKAPDNKGVTVIRRRQTGYDEHVSALRDVMLEYATMPEEVLAERRTAVRQLCSQCTWKEFFPLYEQAYHLALRRAAARRPDAETPSNCLTRVLTASMSTTPSLHCFSVMARLPEAIGRLQELARNLWWSWHPECQPLFSSISAEEWEASHHNPVAVLEKADRKRLAQLAEDSAYLRLYTDTMQAFDAYMNEPPRSMGALSAEHPLAYFSTEYGLSECLPIYSGGLGVLSGDHLKSASDLNIPLVGVGLLYRSGYFRQELDPQGRQVALYPQNDFSLLPMEQVRDAHGEPQEVMLQLPGRRLFAYVWLVRVGRIRLYLLDADTPRNTDEDRHITARLYEADRDVRLRQEILLGMGGVRMLRRMGIRPAAYHMNEGHSAFLILERIRDLMLRDGLGLGEACEVVRGSNVFTTHTPVDAGNERFSQERMENHFKAFVQSVGISWQDFLRIGRYAHSERNTFEMTVLALNFSYRANGVSRLHGYISRRMWQEGWPGVPTAEIPIGHITNGVHVPSYAGPAMRPVLETALGADWASLQADDPVWKRLADVPDDALWTARLWQKKRLLDAVRSSLPQYCKTLGVPYEKQKEMASRLTANSLVIGFARRFAPYKRANLLFADVNRLARILGNDDRPVVVIFAGKAHPADTQGIDIMQEVVRHTISPELLGKVFFLKDYDLRISRLMVQGCDVWLNTPRRPHEASGTSGQKVSVNGGLNLSVSDGWWCEGFDGRNGWTIGAQASPEHCPEQSDYDDAESLYTLLEENVIPLFFARDVMGLPHAWLEMVRRAMQTLIGRYSSHRMVNEYLTRFYLPTAARYQELQKDDHALARRLAPWKAEVASRFSSLRMGTIAITGLGCGGKNDAESMDVSVEILPGDMHTSELLVQLVVGPGDGKTFLGSPDVLELSPVNGDTPTEGGALLYSGSYTPTRNGQHMYGIRVMPVTEGLASPLETRLVLWG; this is translated from the coding sequence ATGCCCGCTATACCGGATTTGAGCAGATGCACGTTGTTTGAGGTCAGCTGGGAAGTATGCAACAAGGTGGGCGGCATCTATACCGTTGTCAGCAGCAAGGCCTGCGAGGCGGCATCCCGCTTTGGCGACAATTACTACCTCATGGGTCCAGACCTCGGCAATAACGCCGAATTTGAGGAAACTGACGAACCCTGCTGGGACATGCTGCGCCCTGCGGCCAGCCGGCGCGGCATTGCCTGCCGCTTCGGCCGCTGGAACATTCCCGGCCGCCCCAAGGTCATCCTGGTGGGCGGCTTCCGCGAGCATTACAACCAGAGTCAGCTGCTGTACTCGTTCTGGAACCGCTTCGGCGTGGATTCCATCTCCGGCGGCTGGGACTATGTGGAACCGGTCATGTTCAGCACGGCCTGCGGGGAAATCATCCAGGCCGCCATCCGCATTCTGGACCCTCACGACAACAACCTCATGCTGGCCCATTTTCATGAATGGATGTGCGGCGCGGGCCTGCTCTATCTGCGGCAGCACTGCCCCAACGTGGGAACGGTCTTCACCACCCATGCCACCATGCTGGGCCGGGCCATGTCCGGCGCGGGCTTTGACATCTACCGCCAGATGAAGCAGATCAATCCCCGGCATGAGGCGGATACCTACAATATCACGGCCAAACATTCCATGGAAAGCATCACGGCCCGCGAAGCCGACTGCTTCACCACGGTAAGCCGCATCACGTCCGACGAGGCCATGGCCTTTCTGGGCCGCACACCGGAGATCATCACCACCAACGGCCTGGACCTGCACCCCATCCCCGACTACAGCGCCGACCGCACCATGCCGCGCCATGCCCGCCAGCAGCTGCTGGAAGCCTGTGGCCGCCTGCTGCGCCGCCAGCTGCCCGAGGATACCCGCATCTTCATCATTTCCGGCCGCTATGAATTCCATAACAAGGGGCTGGACCTTTTTCTGGATGCGCTGGGGCAGGTCAACGAGGCCCTTTCCCATTCGCAGACCTGCGTTCTGGCCCTCTGTGCCGTCATGGGCGGGCACAGCGGCGTCAACCCCGATGCCATCAGCGGCGATGCAAGCAAGCAGCCCCCCTACGGTGCCCACTGGATAGCCAGTCACCACGTCTACAATCCTGCGCAGGACCCCATCCTCACCGCCTGCCAGCGTCTCGGCCTGGACAACGGACCGGAAGACAGGGCGCTGGTGGTCTTTGACCCGGCCCTGCTCAACGGGGAGGACGGCTTCCTTAACATGACCTACAGCACCGTGCTCTCGGCCTGTGATCTGGGAGTCTTCCCCTCCTGGTATGAACCCTGGGGCTATACGCCGCAGGAAAGTGCCGCCCATGCCGTGCCCACGGTCACCTCCGATCTTGCCGGCTTCGGCCTCTGGGTGCAGGAAAAGGCCCCGGACAACAAGGGCGTGACAGTCATCAGACGCCGGCAGACAGGCTATGACGAGCATGTGTCGGCCCTGCGTGACGTCATGCTGGAATACGCCACCATGCCCGAAGAAGTGCTGGCGGAACGCCGCACCGCTGTCCGCCAGCTGTGCAGCCAGTGTACCTGGAAGGAATTTTTCCCGCTGTATGAGCAGGCCTATCATCTGGCCCTGCGCCGGGCTGCCGCCCGCCGCCCCGATGCCGAAACGCCCAGCAACTGCCTGACGCGCGTGCTCACGGCCTCCATGTCCACCACGCCCAGCCTGCACTGCTTTTCCGTCATGGCCCGCCTGCCCGAGGCCATCGGGCGCCTGCAGGAGCTGGCCCGCAATCTCTGGTGGAGCTGGCACCCCGAATGCCAGCCGCTCTTTTCGTCCATCAGCGCCGAAGAATGGGAGGCCAGCCACCACAATCCCGTGGCGGTCCTGGAAAAGGCCGACAGAAAGCGGCTGGCCCAGCTGGCGGAAGACTCGGCCTATCTGCGCCTCTATACGGACACCATGCAGGCTTTTGATGCCTACATGAACGAACCGCCCCGCAGCATGGGAGCGCTGTCTGCCGAACATCCCCTGGCCTATTTTTCCACGGAATACGGCCTCAGCGAATGCCTGCCCATCTATTCCGGTGGTCTTGGCGTGCTTTCCGGGGATCATCTCAAATCAGCCAGCGATCTCAACATTCCCCTGGTGGGGGTGGGCCTGCTCTACCGCTCCGGCTACTTCCGCCAGGAGCTGGACCCGCAGGGGCGGCAGGTGGCCCTCTATCCGCAGAATGACTTTTCCCTCCTGCCCATGGAGCAGGTGCGCGATGCCCATGGCGAACCGCAGGAAGTGATGCTGCAACTGCCGGGCAGGCGGCTTTTTGCCTATGTCTGGCTGGTGCGGGTGGGGCGCATACGCCTCTACCTGCTGGATGCGGACACCCCCCGCAATACGGATGAGGACCGCCACATCACCGCCCGCCTGTACGAGGCGGACAGAGACGTGCGCCTGCGGCAGGAAATTCTGCTGGGCATGGGCGGCGTCCGCATGCTGCGCCGCATGGGTATTCGCCCCGCCGCCTACCACATGAACGAGGGCCATTCGGCCTTTCTCATCCTGGAACGCATTCGCGACCTCATGCTGCGCGACGGCCTGGGCCTTGGCGAAGCCTGCGAGGTCGTCCGCGGCAGCAATGTCTTTACCACGCACACGCCCGTGGATGCCGGGAACGAGCGCTTCAGCCAGGAGCGCATGGAAAATCACTTCAAGGCCTTTGTCCAGAGCGTGGGTATCAGCTGGCAGGACTTTCTGCGCATCGGCCGCTATGCCCACAGCGAGCGGAACACCTTTGAAATGACCGTGCTGGCGCTCAACTTTTCCTACCGTGCCAACGGGGTAAGCCGCCTGCACGGCTACATTTCCCGCCGCATGTGGCAGGAAGGCTGGCCCGGCGTCCCCACGGCCGAGATTCCCATCGGGCACATCACCAATGGTGTGCATGTGCCTTCCTACGCCGGCCCGGCCATGCGCCCCGTGCTGGAAACCGCCCTGGGCGCCGACTGGGCCAGCCTGCAAGCCGATGATCCTGTCTGGAAGCGGCTGGCCGATGTACCGGATGATGCCCTGTGGACAGCCCGCCTCTGGCAGAAAAAGCGCCTGCTGGATGCAGTGCGCTCCTCGCTGCCCCAGTACTGCAAGACGCTGGGGGTTCCCTATGAAAAACAGAAGGAAATGGCCTCCCGGCTTACCGCCAACAGCCTTGTCATCGGCTTTGCCCGCCGCTTTGCCCCCTACAAGCGTGCCAACCTGCTGTTTGCCGATGTGAACCGTCTGGCGCGCATTCTTGGCAATGACGACCGGCCGGTGGTGGTCATCTTTGCCGGCAAGGCCCACCCGGCCGATACACAGGGCATCGACATCATGCAGGAAGTGGTGCGCCACACCATTTCCCCCGAGCTGCTGGGCAAGGTCTTCTTCCTCAAGGATTATGACCTGCGCATCTCGCGCCTCATGGTGCAGGGCTGCGACGTGTGGCTCAATACGCCCCGACGCCCGCACGAAGCCAGCGGCACCAGCGGGCAGAAGGTCTCGGTCAACGGCGGACTGAATCTGAGCGTTTCCGACGGCTGGTGGTGCGAGGGCTTTGACGGGCGCAACGGCTGGACCATCGGCGCACAGGCCAGCCCCGAACACTGCCCGGAACAGAGCGACTATGACGATGCGGAAAGCCTCTACACCCTGCTGGAGGAAAATGTCATCCCGCTGTTCTTTGCCCGTGATGTCATGGGCCTGCCCCATGCCTGGCTGGAAATGGTACGCCGGGCCATGCAGACCCTCATCGGGCGCTACAGCTCGCACCGCATGGTCAACGAGTATCTGACGCGGTTCTATCTGCCCACGGCCGCGCGCTATCAGGAACTGCAAAAGGACGACCATGCCCTGGCCCGCCGCCTGGCCCCGTGGAAGGCCGAGGTGGCCAGCCGCTTCAGCAGCCTGCGTATGGGCACCATCGCCATCACGGGCCTTGGCTGCGGCGGCAAGAACGATGCGGAGAGCATGGATGTTTCCGTGGAAATCCTACCCGGTGATATGCATACCAGCGAACTGCTGGTACAGCTTGTGGTGGGTCCTGGCGACGGAAAGACCTTCCTCGGCAGCCCGGATGTGCTGGAGCTTTCTCCCGTCAATGGCGACACCCCGACGGAAGGGGGCGCCCTGCTCTACAGCGGCAGCTACACCCCCACCCGCAACGGGCAGCACATGTACGGCATACGTGTCATGCCGGTCACGGAAGGGCTAGCCTCGCCGCTGGAAACCCGCCTTGTGCTATGGGGATGA
- a CDS encoding glycoside hydrolase family 57 protein — MSAICFYFQVHQPYRLRHYTFFDIGENSWYEDENANCGILLKVARKCYLPMNALLLRLIRRYEGRFKVSFSLSGTVLDQFEAYAPEVIQSYRELVATGCVELLSETYAHSLAFLYSPEEFREQVRLHDDRIEELFGVRPVVFRNTELIYNNALAHDVEAMGYRAILAEGADHVLGWRSPSFVYRPQGCTHLGLLLKNYRLSDDIAFRFSNHDWPEFPLTAEKFTRWAEAAGANGGLVNLFMDYETFGEHQWEGTGIFAFMEALPDHILNAGMGFVTPSEAVAAHAPAATLDVPNFMSWADAERDLTAWLGNDMQQDAIENVYAVEKRVKATGKADLLRTWRRLQTSDHFYYMCTKWFADGDVHRYFNPYGSPYDAYITYMNVMADFRLTLDALDGLGQTESPARVPHGTGSTL, encoded by the coding sequence ATGTCGGCCATCTGTTTCTATTTTCAGGTGCATCAGCCCTACCGCCTGCGACACTACACCTTTTTCGATATCGGCGAAAACTCCTGGTATGAGGACGAAAATGCCAACTGCGGCATTCTCCTCAAGGTAGCCCGCAAGTGCTATCTGCCCATGAATGCGCTGCTGCTCCGGCTTATCCGCCGGTACGAGGGACGCTTCAAGGTCAGCTTTTCCCTTTCCGGCACGGTGCTGGACCAGTTCGAGGCCTATGCTCCGGAGGTCATCCAGAGCTACCGCGAGCTTGTGGCCACAGGCTGCGTGGAGCTGCTTTCCGAAACCTATGCGCACTCGCTGGCCTTTCTCTACTCGCCGGAGGAATTCCGCGAGCAGGTCCGCCTGCACGACGACCGCATCGAAGAGCTGTTCGGCGTGCGGCCTGTGGTCTTCCGCAATACGGAGCTGATCTACAACAATGCCCTGGCGCATGACGTGGAGGCCATGGGCTACCGGGCCATTCTGGCCGAAGGCGCCGACCATGTGCTGGGCTGGCGCAGCCCTTCCTTTGTCTACCGTCCCCAGGGCTGCACGCATCTGGGCCTGCTGCTCAAGAACTACCGCCTTTCCGACGACATTGCCTTCCGTTTTTCCAATCATGACTGGCCGGAATTTCCGCTGACCGCAGAAAAGTTCACCCGCTGGGCCGAGGCCGCCGGGGCCAATGGCGGCCTTGTCAACCTGTTCATGGATTACGAGACCTTCGGCGAACACCAGTGGGAAGGCACGGGCATCTTTGCCTTCATGGAAGCCCTGCCGGACCACATCCTGAACGCCGGCATGGGCTTTGTGACACCCTCCGAGGCCGTGGCCGCCCATGCGCCGGCCGCCACGCTGGATGTGCCCAACTTCATGTCCTGGGCCGATGCCGAGCGTGATCTCACGGCCTGGCTGGGCAACGACATGCAGCAGGATGCCATCGAAAATGTCTATGCCGTGGAAAAGCGGGTCAAGGCCACAGGCAAGGCCGATCTGCTGCGCACCTGGCGCCGCCTCCAAACATCGGACCACTTTTACTACATGTGCACCAAGTGGTTTGCCGATGGCGACGTGCACAGGTATTTCAATCCCTACGGTTCCCCCTACGACGCCTATATCACCTATATGAATGTCATGGCCGACTTTCGCCTTACCCTTGACGCTCTGGACGGCCTCGGTCAAACTGAATCCCCTGCCCGCGTGCCCCATGGCACCGGGTCCACCCTTTGA
- a CDS encoding glycosyltransferase produces MRVLMFGWEFPPFKSGGLGTACEGMATALARRGTEVFFVLPQTGRAGPLSLRDGLNLLSASGTCLDDDLPSRDAGQATGRETDATLQRTDVTDVWQETETLWREHLHMTAIDSPLRPYLNAEQYHVQFRELEALSQQRTTLRRQTICPSATAAPGHTPAAPASLRQAPSSVLTLHGGYGQDLMSEVFRYACAAAVIARRTPCDVIHMHDWMTYPAGMMAARVTGRPLVAHVHALECDRSGQQQQNETIARLERAGMEAADLVIAVSHYTRQRIMEQYGIPGSKIEVVHNAVSRSEFCRNYQVPERCRQEKRVLFMGRITYQKGPDYFVEAARLVLNYLPRTRFIMAGSGDMLPNMVRRVGQLRMGNRFHFTGFLSSRDVDRMYAMSDVYVMPSVSEPFGIAPLEAMAYDVPVLVSRQSGVVEVLRNAIQVDFWNVREMANKICALLSYPHLAAEEVRNCHEEMKNISWDHAAARLCSIYERLVTGRI; encoded by the coding sequence ATGCGCGTACTCATGTTTGGCTGGGAATTTCCCCCCTTCAAAAGCGGCGGGCTGGGCACGGCCTGCGAGGGTATGGCCACGGCACTGGCCCGCAGGGGCACCGAAGTCTTCTTTGTGCTGCCGCAGACGGGCAGGGCCGGGCCGCTGTCCCTGCGGGACGGTCTGAACCTGCTCTCCGCCTCCGGCACCTGCCTGGATGACGATCTGCCGTCCCGGGATGCCGGGCAGGCCACCGGCCGGGAGACAGATGCCACCCTTCAGCGGACCGACGTCACGGACGTATGGCAGGAGACGGAAACCCTCTGGCGGGAGCATCTGCACATGACCGCCATTGACTCGCCCCTGCGCCCCTATCTCAATGCGGAACAGTACCATGTCCAGTTTCGCGAGCTGGAAGCGCTGTCGCAGCAACGTACAACGCTTCGCCGGCAGACCATCTGCCCGTCTGCTACCGCAGCCCCCGGGCACACGCCGGCAGCCCCCGCTTCCCTCAGGCAGGCCCCGTCCTCCGTGCTGACCCTGCACGGCGGCTACGGGCAGGACCTCATGAGCGAGGTTTTCCGCTATGCCTGCGCCGCAGCCGTCATCGCCCGGCGGACCCCCTGCGATGTCATCCACATGCACGACTGGATGACCTACCCCGCCGGCATGATGGCCGCCCGGGTAACGGGCAGACCGCTGGTGGCCCACGTACACGCCCTGGAATGCGACCGCAGCGGACAACAGCAGCAGAACGAGACCATCGCCCGCCTGGAACGGGCCGGCATGGAGGCGGCGGACCTGGTCATTGCCGTGAGCCACTACACCCGGCAGCGCATCATGGAGCAGTACGGCATCCCCGGCAGCAAGATCGAGGTGGTGCACAATGCCGTCTCCCGCAGCGAATTCTGCCGCAACTATCAGGTGCCGGAACGCTGCCGGCAGGAAAAACGGGTGCTCTTCATGGGGCGCATCACCTATCAGAAAGGCCCTGACTATTTTGTGGAAGCGGCCCGGCTGGTCCTCAACTATCTGCCCAGAACGCGCTTCATCATGGCCGGCAGCGGCGACATGCTGCCCAATATGGTACGCCGTGTGGGGCAGCTGCGCATGGGCAACCGCTTTCACTTCACAGGCTTTCTCAGCAGCCGCGATGTGGACCGCATGTACGCCATGAGCGATGTCTACGTCATGCCCAGCGTTTCCGAACCCTTCGGCATTGCCCCCCTGGAAGCCATGGCCTATGACGTGCCCGTGCTGGTTTCCCGTCAGTCGGGCGTGGTCGAGGTGCTGCGCAATGCCATCCAGGTCGATTTCTGGAATGTCCGCGAAATGGCCAACAAGATATGCGCCCTGCTCAGCTATCCGCATCTGGCGGCGGAAGAGGTGCGCAACTGCCATGAAGAAATGAAGAATATCAGCTGGGATCACGCTGCCGCACGACTTTGCAGCATCTACGAACGACTCGTCACAGGGAGAATCTGA
- a CDS encoding amylo-alpha-1,6-glucosidase: MRFHFDKSACQNLRRILRREWLETNGLGDYASSTLICCNTRKYHGLFVAETAVPPGRHVLLSTIEESLCMAGKEFFFSCRKHPGVYYPRGHEYMQSADPLPWPCFSYRFGDVLLLRELLMLPGRHVLLIRYTARTAHPETPPMTLRLKPLLAFRNMHSLRQNDHISTASSATLYGASLQPEPDLPPLFLQMAGATYTPAPDWYYNAEYMVERERGFPCLENLFMPGVFTITLEPGKAVILAVSTETLQREFCRNSLPSLWDAECARRQHEEEEHPGLQGHLVSQGTRFLIKAPSVSAAPLPPAPDQPQADSVVAGYHWFGAWGRDTLISLPGLTFYAGRQTAGEHILAIMAAALKDGRIPNVFSADGQHAYNCVDASLWYIWAVQMLLRVDASRLGFVREHCWPAIQEIVRAYGSGRIPHVHPDEEGFLDVGNAQTQLTWMDATVHGRPVTPRWGQPVEISALWYNALTFADELARRFDAAGWQNSQALRQRMRTVFVHRHWTSSAQGDYLADVWCNGERDMRVRPNQLFAVSLPNPLLGEEWQAAVVSRVRLCLLTPYGLRTLAPSAPDYRPVYEGGPDERDSAYHQGCVWPWLLGAYGDALLRAAWDEDNAVRELLHQLTPLFSRHLGEAGVGSLSEIFDGDPPHQPDGCIAQAWSVAECLRLLRTLEKAAPAVYAQWEATLQGGR; this comes from the coding sequence ATGCGCTTTCATTTTGACAAAAGCGCCTGCCAGAATCTGCGCAGGATTCTGCGCAGGGAGTGGCTGGAAACCAATGGTCTCGGCGACTATGCCTCCAGCACGCTCATCTGCTGCAACACGCGGAAATACCACGGCCTTTTTGTGGCGGAAACAGCCGTCCCCCCTGGGCGTCATGTGCTGCTCTCCACCATCGAGGAATCCCTGTGCATGGCCGGAAAGGAATTTTTCTTCTCCTGCCGCAAGCATCCTGGCGTCTATTATCCCCGCGGGCACGAATACATGCAGTCTGCCGATCCGCTGCCGTGGCCCTGTTTCTCCTATCGCTTCGGTGATGTGCTGCTCTTGCGCGAGCTGCTCATGCTGCCCGGGCGCCATGTGCTGCTCATCCGCTACACGGCCCGGACAGCACATCCGGAAACGCCGCCCATGACGCTGCGGCTCAAACCCCTGCTGGCCTTCCGGAACATGCACAGCCTCCGCCAGAACGACCACATTTCCACAGCCTCTTCCGCCACGCTCTACGGCGCCTCTCTCCAGCCTGAACCCGACCTCCCCCCCCTCTTTCTGCAAATGGCCGGCGCCACCTACACCCCGGCCCCCGACTGGTACTACAATGCCGAATATATGGTGGAGCGCGAACGCGGCTTCCCCTGCCTGGAAAATCTCTTCATGCCCGGCGTGTTCACCATAACGCTGGAGCCGGGCAAAGCCGTCATTCTGGCCGTTTCCACGGAAACGCTGCAACGGGAATTCTGCCGCAACAGCCTGCCCTCGCTCTGGGATGCGGAATGCGCACGCCGCCAGCACGAGGAAGAAGAGCACCCCGGCCTGCAGGGCCATCTGGTCAGCCAGGGCACGCGCTTTCTCATCAAGGCACCTTCCGTGTCCGCGGCGCCGCTTCCCCCGGCCCCGGACCAGCCGCAGGCGGACAGCGTGGTGGCCGGCTATCACTGGTTCGGCGCCTGGGGGCGCGATACCCTCATTTCCCTGCCGGGGCTGACCTTCTATGCCGGACGCCAGACCGCCGGGGAGCACATCCTCGCCATCATGGCAGCGGCCCTGAAGGACGGGCGCATTCCCAATGTTTTTTCGGCAGACGGCCAGCATGCCTACAACTGCGTGGACGCCTCCCTCTGGTATATCTGGGCCGTGCAGATGCTGCTGCGGGTGGATGCCTCCCGCCTGGGCTTTGTGCGGGAACACTGCTGGCCGGCCATTCAGGAAATTGTGCGGGCCTATGGCAGCGGCCGCATACCCCACGTGCATCCTGATGAAGAGGGCTTTCTTGACGTGGGCAATGCCCAGACCCAGCTCACCTGGATGGATGCCACAGTGCATGGCCGGCCCGTGACCCCGCGCTGGGGGCAGCCGGTGGAGATCAGTGCCCTCTGGTACAATGCCCTGACCTTTGCCGACGAGCTGGCCCGGCGCTTTGACGCTGCCGGCTGGCAGAACAGCCAGGCCCTGCGCCAGCGCATGCGCACGGTCTTTGTGCACCGGCACTGGACAAGTTCCGCGCAGGGGGACTATCTGGCCGATGTCTGGTGCAACGGAGAACGCGACATGCGCGTGCGCCCCAATCAGCTCTTTGCCGTTTCGCTGCCCAATCCCCTTCTGGGCGAGGAATGGCAGGCTGCCGTGGTCTCGCGGGTGCGCCTCTGCCTGCTGACGCCCTATGGCCTGCGCACCCTGGCGCCCAGCGCACCGGACTACCGGCCGGTTTACGAGGGCGGCCCGGATGAACGCGACAGCGCCTACCACCAGGGCTGCGTGTGGCCGTGGCTGCTGGGGGCCTATGGCGATGCCCTGCTGCGGGCCGCCTGGGACGAAGACAATGCCGTGCGCGAGCTGCTGCACCAGCTGACGCCCCTCTTTTCCCGCCATCTGGGCGAAGCGGGCGTCGGCTCCCTTTCGGAAATCTTTGACGGGGACCCGCCCCACCAGCCTGACGGCTGCATTGCCCAGGCCTGGAGCGTGGCTGAATGCCTGCGCCTGCTGCGCACGCTGGAAAAGGCCGCACCCGCCGTCTATGCCCAGTGGGAAGCAACGCTGCAGGGAGGTCGCTGA